CATCATGATGGACGGCGCCATCGTCGACTCCGGAGGGCCGGAGCTCGCGGACGAGCTGGAGGACGGCGGTTACAGGGCGGTGCGGTCCCGCCTGGGCATCGCCGCTCCCAAGGCCCCGAGCAGCACCCCCAGGGTGAGCGACTTCTTCACGGACACGCCCTTCGACCTCTAGACGAGGGTCGCAAGGGATCGAGGGTCTGCCGGCCGCTAGTCCCCATCCTGGAGGTGGCGCGACAGGGACGGAGTGGACCCGGCCGGGGACTCCTGGTTCTCCGGGCTCCGGGGCAGTCGCACCGTCATGATCGTGTACTCCCCGGGTTCGGAGACCGGTGTGATTTCCCCTCCGTGCTCCCGGACGATGTCGTGGGACAAGGTCATTCCCAGTCCCGTGTGCCTGCTACCCGCCTTGGTGGTGAAGAAGGGGTTGAAGATCCTTGACATGACCTCCGTGGTCATGCCCATGCCGTTGTCCCGGACCCGGATGGACGCGCCATCCGGGGTCCGCCGGGTCTCGATGCCCAGTTCGGGCTCGAACCCGTCACCCGAGGCGGCGGCCCGTTCCGCCATGGCGTGGCAGGCGTTGGTCACCAGATTGGCGAAGAGGCGCGCCAGGTCCTCCTCCACCCCGAGAACCGGTCCCAGGTCCGGATCGAGGTCGAGGCGGACATTGGCGTCGAAGCCTGGGATCTGGGCCTGTACCGCCTGATGGGCTAGGCGGGCCTGTTCCGCTATGAGCCTGTTCAGATCGACAGAACCGAAGGTCCCGGTGCTCCTACGTCCCATGGCCAGCATGTCGGCGATGATCCGGTCCGCCCTGTCCGTGTGAGAGACGATCCGTTCCATGTTCTCGCCGATGGCGCCGGTCAAGTGGTCCATTTCGTCGGGATCTTCGATCTCGGGCCGTCTCGACATCTCCCCGACCTCGTGCGCCATGATCCGGGAGGAGCTCGCGAAGTTCCGTATGAACTGGAGCGGGTTGCGGATCTCGTGGGCTACACCGGCGGACAGTTCTCCCAACTCGGCCAGCTTCTGCTGGCTGATGATCCGGTCCTGGGCGCTCTTCAACTCGTCGAGGGTGTCTTCCAGAGCGAGGTTCTTCTCCCGCAGCTCATCTGAGAGCTCTTGCACGAGGTCCAACTGCATCGCCCGGATGGAACTCTGCCGGAGCGTCTCGAGGGCCTCGCAGGACTTCGAGACCTCGTCGCGGCCCCTGGGTTCGATCCTGTACTCGAAGTCACCCATTCCCAGGCGCCGGATCCAGGCTTCGACGGCGATGGTCCGGCTGCCGACGTAGATGAGGAAGACGGTCTTCGCGAGCGTCACGCCGAGCATCGTTCCGGCCAGGATCCTCAATGTGAGGTTGCCGTGCAGGGCAGCCTGGACATTGGTGGCTACCAGAAGGCCTATGACGACGAGCACCATGAGCAGGTACTGGACCGAGTAGCGCCTCAGCGACAGCTTGGAGAGCCCGAAGGGATCGTTGGACTCGAGAGGCTGGTCGAATAGCGGGTTCTGTCGGATCATCGGGTTAACTCTCTGCGCGTGTCTTGGCGTGATCGTGCCACCGTCACGGGAGCGCTCAGCCGCTCCACCCTCCTTGTGGGTCGTCGACTGTTGGCCGTGGTCGCGGTGGTTCAGCGTACGTGGCCGTCCCGGGTGAACCGCGCCAAGATCTGCCGGAGAGTGATTGCCTGAGTCCCGCCAGTGGTGCCGGGGCGTGCTCAGGATGGTAGTTGGCCTCGGTACACCGGTGGCAGGTGCCCGATGGGGTCTCGAGGGTCTCCGGTGGTGGAACCGGTCCACGTACTCGCGGGTGCCGCATCCGGCTCGGTCGGGAGAGGGAGATTCTCAGGGTTTTCTCAGGTTCCTCTCAGGGAAATCACAGACCGGGGCTCCATGTTGATCCCGACAGATGCGACAGGAAGGACCCGGAATGCGATTAGCCCTACTCATAGGAGCGGCGGTACTGGTTGCCGGTGCCGCCGTGGCCTTGGCCCATGTCGAAATCGTGCCGGCCGCAGAGCCCGGTGAGGCCCGCAAGGACAGAACGGGGGAGGGGACTCCGGCAGGCTCGCCGCAACCCCTTCCCCGGGAGTGAAGCCAAGCCGCCGTACCAGGGCCAACCTCAGTTCACCCTGCCTCCGGACTTGCCTCCCTCCGCCGGAGGCAGGGTGAACCCCACCTCAGCTCCGCCATCGGCGGAGTTTCTCGCGAATACCGTTCCTCCGTTGGCGCTGATCAGGTGGTCCACTATCGCCAGCCCGAGCCCGGATCCGGGCATCGTACGGGCCTCTGCCGACCGGTAGAAACGCCGGAAGACGTGCGGCAGATCCTCCGCGGGGATGCCGGGGCCGTCGTCCCGCACGGTGAACGTTCCCCCTTCGACCACGATCTCGACCCGGCGCTCAGCCCATTTGATCCCGTTGTCGGCCAGGTTGCTCATGGCCCGCTCCAACTGCGTCCGCCGTCCGGTGACCACCGAGCTCCCACCTGCGACGGTGACCTCCTTACCTGGGACTCGGACGTAGCGCGAGCGGAGCTCCCGCGCCAGCGTTCCCAGGTCTACGTCCTGGATCGGCTCCGCGGCATGACGTACATCGGAGGTCAGGTCCACCAACTCGGCGGCGAGTTGGGCCAGCTGGTTGGACTCTCGGAGCGCCGCCTCGATCAGCTCGTCCTGCTCCTCCTCGCTGAGCCGGTGGTCCTGGCGCCGGAGAACCTCCAGGTTGGTCTTGAGGGCGGTGATCGGAGTCCGGAACTCGTGCCCGGCGTCGGAGACCAGCCGTTGCTGCTCCTGGCGCGAGACGCGGAGGGAGTTGAGCATCGAGCGGAAGGCGGTGGCGAGGCGTCCGATCTCGGCAGGGGCCGAGAGGTCGAGGCGTTCCCCGGCGGACAGGTCCTCGGTGGTGGCGACGTGTTCGGCGGCATGGGTCAGATCGCTGATCGGGCGTACCGCTCGCGAGGCCATGATCCAGCCGGTGAGGGCCACCAGCAGGACTCCGACGGCGCCGATGGAGAGGAGTCGCCCGGTCAGAGCCGCCAGGTTGCTCTCGAGCTGGGACTGGTCGGCCAGTATCTGGACCGCGACCACCATGCTCGGAGTGGTCTCCCGGAGCTGTATCCGAACCGTGATCATGCGGTACAGGTTGTCGCCGATGCGGACGTCCCGGAGGAAGGTAGGCCTGGCGCCTGCCACCACCTCCAGGTCGGTGGCCTCGACGGGCGGGGTGACACCCGCCGGACCCACCCTGAGCAGCACGGCCCCGTCCTCGTCGAAGACCTGGACGGCGGCGTCGTTGACGATCCGGGGCAGCACTTCCTCGCGCTGTTCCTCACCCTGCTCGAACAGGCGTCCGGTCAGCTCGTGGACCTGGGTAGCCCGCCCGCGGAGGTCCTCGTCCATGGCTCCGCGCAGCCGACGCTCCACAGAGACTATGGCTGCCACCGTCATCAGGCCGATGGCGAGGGTTGCCACCAGGCCCAGACCCACCGCCCATCGCCAGCGCAGGCTCATGGCTCCCTTGCCACGTATCCGACCCCCCGCACGGTGTGGACGAGGCGAGGCTCCCCGCCGGCCTCGAGCTTGCGCCGCACGTATCCGATGTAGACCTCCAGGGGGTTCGAGGAGGTCTCGAAGGAGTAGCCCCAGATGCGGTCCATGATCACGTCCCGAGACAGCACGATCCTGCTGTTGACCAGCAGTAGCTCCAGCAGGTCGAACTCGGTCTTGGTCAGCTGAACCTCGCGGTCACTTCTGTGGACCTGCCTGGTGGCGGGATTGAGGGTGAGGTCTGCGAGTTGGAGGGTGTCGTCGCTGTCGGAAGCCCCGCTGCGGCGGAGCAGAGCCCTGATCCTGGCCAGCAGCTCGTCCAGGGCGAACGGCTTCACCAGGTAGTCGTCGGCGCCGGCGTCCAAGCCGTCCACCCGGTCCGAGACGTCGTGGCGGGCGGTGAGCATCAGGATGGGCGTGCTGTCGCCGAGGGCCCGGAGGTGCCGAGCCATCCCCAGCCCGTCCAGGCGGGGCATCATGACGTCCAGAATGATGGCGTCGGCGGGATGGATGGCCAGCTGTTCGAGCCCCGCCAAACCGTCTCTGGCAGTGGTCACCTCGTACCCCTCCAATCGGAGGGCTCGGCGCAGCGACCGGCGGACCTCCTGGTCGTCCTCGACTACGAGAAGCCTTCCACTGCTCACGAGTTCAGGTTATACGCGCTCGGCTAGTTGGCAGAGGTTCGTTTCAGGAGGCGAGGCGGTCGATCCGGGC
This genomic interval from bacterium contains the following:
- a CDS encoding HAMP domain-containing sensor histidine kinase — translated: MSLRWRWAVGLGLVATLAIGLMTVAAIVSVERRLRGAMDEDLRGRATQVHELTGRLFEQGEEQREEVLPRIVNDAAVQVFDEDGAVLLRVGPAGVTPPVEATDLEVVAGARPTFLRDVRIGDNLYRMITVRIQLRETTPSMVVAVQILADQSQLESNLAALTGRLLSIGAVGVLLVALTGWIMASRAVRPISDLTHAAEHVATTEDLSAGERLDLSAPAEIGRLATAFRSMLNSLRVSRQEQQRLVSDAGHEFRTPITALKTNLEVLRRQDHRLSEEEQDELIEAALRESNQLAQLAAELVDLTSDVRHAAEPIQDVDLGTLARELRSRYVRVPGKEVTVAGGSSVVTGRRTQLERAMSNLADNGIKWAERRVEIVVEGGTFTVRDDGPGIPAEDLPHVFRRFYRSAEARTMPGSGLGLAIVDHLISANGGTVFARNSADGGAEVGFTLPPAEGGKSGGRVN
- a CDS encoding ATP-binding protein: MIRQNPLFDQPLESNDPFGLSKLSLRRYSVQYLLMVLVVIGLLVATNVQAALHGNLTLRILAGTMLGVTLAKTVFLIYVGSRTIAVEAWIRRLGMGDFEYRIEPRGRDEVSKSCEALETLRQSSIRAMQLDLVQELSDELREKNLALEDTLDELKSAQDRIISQQKLAELGELSAGVAHEIRNPLQFIRNFASSSRIMAHEVGEMSRRPEIEDPDEMDHLTGAIGENMERIVSHTDRADRIIADMLAMGRRSTGTFGSVDLNRLIAEQARLAHQAVQAQIPGFDANVRLDLDPDLGPVLGVEEDLARLFANLVTNACHAMAERAAASGDGFEPELGIETRRTPDGASIRVRDNGMGMTTEVMSRIFNPFFTTKAGSRHTGLGMTLSHDIVREHGGEITPVSEPGEYTIMTVRLPRSPENQESPAGSTPSLSRHLQDGD
- a CDS encoding response regulator transcription factor, translating into MSSGRLLVVEDDQEVRRSLRRALRLEGYEVTTARDGLAGLEQLAIHPADAIILDVMMPRLDGLGMARHLRALGDSTPILMLTARHDVSDRVDGLDAGADDYLVKPFALDELLARIRALLRRSGASDSDDTLQLADLTLNPATRQVHRSDREVQLTKTEFDLLELLLVNSRIVLSRDVIMDRIWGYSFETSSNPLEVYIGYVRRKLEAGGEPRLVHTVRGVGYVAREP